Proteins from a genomic interval of Providencia stuartii:
- a CDS encoding inositol monophosphatase family protein, whose translation MLAIALEAAKSVTAMTVEAFQGAGRFDYKPDRSVVTQTDLRVESKLRELFARRTPNIPILGEEFGLEGSKSFDSGWVIDPIDGTRAFIYGVPLFSTLIAYVEHGEPIVGVISFPAISTIMYAAKGDGCYLDTGNSSRRLVLAKDAPKELANAVVSASGIHSSTYDPRDGTTLYHLDRVVGAARDFIFANDAYQHAMVASGRIHAAIDSIMKPWDSAALIPCIREAGGEVCTLSGEREKVLFGGSLLSASTPELAEHIVNLMNTPVS comes from the coding sequence ATGTTAGCAATAGCACTTGAAGCGGCGAAATCGGTCACAGCGATGACTGTGGAAGCATTTCAAGGCGCTGGACGATTTGATTACAAGCCGGATCGTTCAGTTGTCACCCAAACGGATTTGCGAGTTGAATCTAAATTGCGTGAATTATTCGCTCGACGCACCCCTAATATCCCCATTCTTGGCGAAGAATTTGGCCTTGAAGGCAGTAAATCATTCGATTCGGGCTGGGTTATTGACCCTATCGATGGTACTCGTGCTTTTATTTATGGTGTTCCGTTATTTAGCACCTTGATTGCTTATGTTGAGCATGGTGAGCCTATTGTCGGTGTCATTAGCTTTCCCGCTATTTCTACAATTATGTACGCTGCAAAAGGGGATGGCTGCTATTTAGACACAGGTAACAGCTCTAGACGGCTAGTCTTAGCAAAAGACGCACCAAAAGAGCTGGCGAATGCGGTGGTTTCAGCATCAGGTATTCATAGTAGCACTTACGATCCACGAGATGGAACAACGCTTTATCATCTCGATCGTGTTGTCGGAGCGGCGCGTGATTTTATTTTTGCTAATGATGCTTATCAACATGCAATGGTTGCATCAGGCCGTATACATGCCGCTATTGATTCGATCATGAAGCCTTGGGATAGTGCGGCGCTGATCCCCTGTATTCGCGAAGCTGGCGGAGAAGTCTGTACCTTAAGTGGTGAACGTGAAAAAGTGTTGTTTGGCGGCAGCTTACTCAGTGCTTCAACGCCGGAGCTTGCGGAGCACATTGTGAATTTGATGAATACACCGGTTTCTTAA
- the dusA gene encoding tRNA dihydrouridine(20/20a) synthase DusA yields MTENKVFQGMTGYKNINRFSVAPMLDWTDRHCRYFHRLLSKNTLLYTEMVTTGAIIHGKGDYLAFSEEEQPVALQLGGSDPAALAQCAKLAQARGYDEINLNVGCPSDRVQNGRFGACLMADAQLVADCVKAMQDVVSIPVTVKTRIGIDEQDSYQFLCDFIETVSAKGGCEMFIIHARKAWLSGLSPKENREIPPLDYPRVYQLKRDFPQLTIAINGGIKTLEEAKEHLRHLDGVMVGREAYQNPAILTAVDNQLFDSQLPVVNAVDAVQQMFPYIEKELSRGTYLGHITRHMLGIFQGIPGARQWRRYLSENAHKKGADLAVVEQALALVTRDQ; encoded by the coding sequence ATGACCGAAAATAAGGTTTTTCAAGGTATGACAGGTTACAAGAACATAAATAGATTTTCCGTTGCGCCGATGTTGGATTGGACTGACCGCCATTGCCGATACTTCCACCGTTTGTTGAGCAAAAATACGTTGCTCTATACTGAAATGGTCACCACAGGCGCTATTATTCACGGTAAAGGTGATTATTTAGCATTTAGTGAAGAAGAGCAACCTGTAGCACTACAGCTCGGCGGCAGTGACCCAGCGGCATTAGCACAATGTGCAAAGTTAGCACAAGCGCGTGGTTACGATGAAATTAATCTTAATGTCGGTTGTCCATCTGATCGTGTACAGAATGGCCGTTTTGGCGCTTGTTTAATGGCAGATGCTCAGCTTGTGGCTGATTGTGTCAAAGCGATGCAGGACGTGGTGTCGATCCCAGTGACGGTGAAAACGCGAATTGGTATCGATGAGCAGGACAGTTACCAATTTTTGTGTGACTTTATTGAGACCGTTTCAGCCAAAGGCGGCTGTGAAATGTTTATCATCCACGCTCGTAAAGCATGGTTATCTGGCCTTAGTCCAAAAGAAAATCGTGAAATCCCCCCCTTGGATTACCCGCGTGTTTATCAGCTAAAACGTGATTTTCCTCAGTTAACGATAGCAATTAATGGTGGAATAAAAACCCTAGAAGAAGCGAAAGAGCATTTACGCCACCTTGATGGTGTGATGGTAGGACGTGAAGCCTATCAAAATCCCGCTATTTTGACTGCGGTAGATAACCAATTATTCGATAGTCAATTGCCGGTGGTGAATGCTGTGGATGCTGTTCAGCAAATGTTTCCTTATATCGAAAAAGAGTTATCGCGAGGCACTTACTTGGGACATATTACCCGCCATATGCTAGGGATATTCCAAGGTATTCCAGGCGCTCGCCAATGGCGACGTTATTTGAGTGAGAATGCACATAAGAAAGGTGCAGATCTTGCTGTCGTCGAACAAGCCTTGGCATTAGTTACTCGAGATCAATAA
- a CDS encoding NADPH:quinone reductase produces the protein MVKRIEFVQNGGPEVLNYTDFELKDPADNEIQIENHAIGINYIDTYVRSGLYPVANLPSGLGTEAAGIVVKTGSQVTGFRPGDRVMYAQGPLGAYSEVHNVPEQAVAHLPDDISFNQAAACGLKGMTVYYLLNQTYQIKRDEIFLFHAAAGGVGLIACQWAKALGAKMIGTVGSAEKAERAKAAGAWEVINYQTEDIAARVKEITNGEKVNVVYDSVGQSTWIASLDSLKRRGLMVSFGNASGPVTGVNLGILNQKGGLYVTRPSLGVYVTNRAELDQASRALFDMILSGKLNVDVPEQQIFALKDVQTAHRTLESRKTQGSSLLIP, from the coding sequence ATGGTAAAACGCATTGAATTTGTACAAAATGGTGGCCCCGAAGTTCTGAATTATACCGATTTTGAGCTAAAAGACCCTGCCGATAACGAAATTCAGATAGAAAACCATGCCATAGGTATCAACTATATTGATACCTATGTACGTAGCGGTTTATACCCTGTCGCCAATTTACCCTCAGGCCTGGGTACAGAAGCTGCGGGTATTGTGGTGAAAACCGGTTCCCAAGTAACAGGTTTTCGCCCTGGTGACCGAGTCATGTATGCTCAAGGCCCTCTCGGCGCATACAGTGAAGTTCACAATGTACCAGAACAGGCTGTTGCCCATCTACCCGATGATATTTCCTTTAATCAAGCCGCGGCATGTGGCCTAAAAGGTATGACAGTCTATTACCTACTGAACCAAACTTATCAAATCAAACGCGACGAAATCTTTTTATTCCATGCAGCAGCAGGCGGCGTTGGACTCATTGCTTGCCAATGGGCAAAAGCGCTGGGTGCCAAAATGATTGGTACGGTTGGTAGTGCGGAAAAAGCAGAACGCGCCAAAGCAGCTGGTGCGTGGGAAGTGATTAATTACCAAACTGAAGATATTGCTGCACGCGTTAAAGAAATCACCAACGGTGAAAAAGTGAATGTCGTTTATGACTCTGTCGGCCAGTCAACTTGGATTGCCTCACTCGATTCACTGAAACGCCGTGGTTTAATGGTGAGTTTTGGTAATGCATCTGGTCCAGTGACAGGTGTCAACCTAGGAATATTAAATCAAAAAGGCGGTTTGTATGTCACTCGCCCATCATTAGGGGTCTACGTCACTAATAGAGCCGAGCTAGATCAAGCCAGCCGTGCGCTGTTTGATATGATATTGAGTGGCAAACTGAACGTGGATGTACCAGAGCAACAGATTTTTGCCTTAAAAGATGTGCAAACGGCACACCGCACATTAGAGTCGAGAAAAACGCAAGGTTCTAGCCTATTGATCCCTTAA
- the dnaB gene encoding replicative DNA helicase, with product MAKKYPSENKNSAPRDQQMEGLKLPPHSIEAEQSVLGGLMLDNERWDTVSERVTHADFYSRPHRTIFAQMQTLLEQGKPIDLITLSESLEQQGELDVVGGFAYLAELSKNTPSAANINAYADIVRERAVVRDMISVANEIADAGYDPQGRSSEDLLDFAETKVFQIAESRANKDEGPKDIEAILAETIEKIEKLYQQPHDGVTGVSTGYQDLDKKTAGLQGSDLIIVAARPSMGKTTFAMNLCENAAMTEEKPVLIFSLEMPGNQIMMRMLASLSRVDQTRIRTGQLDDEDWARISSTMGILSEKRNMYIDDSSGLTPTEVRSRARRIYREHGGLSLIMIDYLQLMRVPALSDNRTLEIAEISRSLKALAKELNVPVVALSQLNRSLEQRADKRPVNSDLRESGSIEQDADLIMFIYRDEVYHDNSDLKGVAEIIIGKQRNGPIGTVRLTFNGQWSRFDNYAGPAYDDE from the coding sequence ATGGCTAAGAAATACCCTTCAGAAAACAAAAACAGTGCGCCGCGCGACCAGCAGATGGAAGGCTTAAAACTTCCACCGCATTCTATCGAAGCGGAGCAATCTGTATTGGGAGGGTTAATGCTAGATAACGAACGTTGGGATACTGTTTCTGAGCGCGTTACCCATGCAGACTTTTATAGTCGTCCACACCGTACTATTTTTGCTCAAATGCAAACCTTGCTAGAACAAGGCAAACCGATTGATCTGATCACGCTATCAGAGTCCCTAGAGCAACAAGGTGAGCTGGATGTTGTTGGGGGATTTGCTTACCTTGCCGAATTGTCAAAAAACACACCAAGTGCGGCGAACATTAATGCTTATGCGGACATTGTTCGTGAACGTGCTGTTGTGCGAGATATGATCTCGGTAGCGAATGAAATCGCCGATGCAGGTTATGACCCACAAGGGCGTAGTAGTGAAGATTTATTGGACTTTGCAGAAACGAAAGTCTTCCAAATTGCTGAATCGCGGGCCAATAAAGATGAAGGCCCAAAGGATATTGAAGCGATTTTAGCGGAAACCATCGAAAAAATTGAAAAACTATACCAGCAGCCGCATGACGGTGTGACTGGGGTGTCAACAGGCTACCAAGATCTCGATAAAAAGACAGCCGGCCTACAGGGCTCCGATTTAATTATCGTCGCTGCCCGTCCATCAATGGGGAAAACGACCTTTGCGATGAACTTGTGTGAAAATGCGGCAATGACGGAAGAAAAACCGGTTTTGATTTTCAGCTTGGAGATGCCCGGCAACCAGATCATGATGCGTATGTTGGCCTCATTATCCCGTGTTGACCAAACGCGTATTCGTACTGGGCAGCTTGATGATGAGGATTGGGCACGAATTTCGAGCACGATGGGGATCTTGTCTGAAAAGCGTAATATGTATATCGATGACTCCTCGGGGTTAACGCCGACAGAGGTTCGCTCACGCGCTCGCCGTATTTATCGTGAACATGGCGGCTTGAGCCTAATCATGATCGACTACCTACAGTTGATGCGAGTTCCTGCGTTATCAGACAACCGAACGTTAGAGATCGCGGAGATCTCTCGCTCACTTAAAGCGTTAGCGAAAGAGCTTAATGTACCCGTTGTGGCGCTTTCACAGCTAAACCGAAGCCTTGAGCAACGTGCAGATAAACGCCCAGTCAACTCCGACTTACGTGAATCAGGCTCTATCGAGCAGGATGCTGACTTGATCATGTTTATTTATCGTGATGAAGTTTATCACGACAACAGCGACTTGAAAGGTGTTGCGGAAATTATTATAGGTAAACAGCGTAATGGGCCAATTGGTACGGTTAGATTGACGTTCAATGGCCAATGGTCTCGCTTCGATAACTATGCGGGACCGGCTTACGATGATGAATAA
- the alr gene encoding alanine racemase, translated as MKAATALINRRALRHNLQRVRELAPHSRLIAIVKANAYGHGLTEVSTGIEDLVDGFGVARLKEALALREKGITAPIVLLEGFFEHSDLPLLVTHRIDTVIHCIEQLEMLENVQLAMPIKVWMKLDTGMHRLGVLPQDAEAFYQRLQACKNVELPINIVSHFCQADEPELPTTAKQIHCFKQFIENKVGEKSIAASAGILLWPEAHYDWVRPGIIMYGASPQEGVPAKSFGLESVMTLKSTLIAVREHAAGQCVGYGATWCSDRDTRLGVVAIGYGDGYPRSAPSGTPVLVNGRKVPIVGRVSMDMITVDLGPNANDKVGDEVVLWGKALPVEEIAKQTGIINYELLTKLTSRVVMEYVDE; from the coding sequence ATGAAAGCGGCAACCGCATTAATTAACCGCCGCGCTCTGCGACACAATCTGCAACGCGTCAGAGAATTAGCACCACACAGTCGTCTCATTGCAATTGTTAAAGCAAACGCTTATGGCCATGGATTAACTGAAGTCAGTACCGGTATTGAAGATCTCGTTGATGGGTTTGGGGTTGCCCGTCTTAAGGAAGCTCTGGCATTAAGAGAAAAGGGAATAACAGCTCCCATCGTGTTACTTGAAGGTTTCTTTGAACATTCTGATCTGCCATTGTTAGTCACACACCGTATCGATACGGTTATCCATTGTATTGAACAACTTGAAATGTTGGAAAACGTTCAGTTAGCGATGCCTATCAAAGTTTGGATGAAACTTGATACGGGTATGCATCGCTTAGGTGTACTTCCTCAAGATGCGGAGGCGTTTTATCAGCGTTTACAAGCTTGTAAAAATGTCGAATTGCCTATCAATATTGTTAGCCATTTTTGTCAGGCTGATGAACCTGAATTACCTACAACCGCTAAACAAATCCATTGCTTCAAACAATTTATTGAGAATAAGGTCGGGGAAAAATCGATTGCGGCATCGGCAGGCATTCTATTATGGCCAGAAGCTCACTATGATTGGGTAAGACCGGGCATTATAATGTATGGCGCGTCTCCGCAAGAAGGAGTCCCCGCTAAATCCTTTGGTTTAGAAAGTGTGATGACACTTAAATCAACATTAATTGCCGTCAGAGAGCATGCTGCTGGGCAATGTGTCGGATATGGTGCAACATGGTGTAGTGACCGTGATACTCGACTTGGCGTCGTGGCAATTGGTTATGGTGACGGCTATCCTCGAAGTGCGCCATCGGGCACACCCGTTTTGGTTAATGGGCGAAAAGTGCCAATTGTAGGGCGCGTTTCTATGGATATGATCACCGTCGATTTAGGCCCAAATGCCAATGATAAAGTAGGTGATGAGGTGGTTTTATGGGGAAAAGCTCTGCCTGTTGAGGAAATTGCCAAACAAACAGGAATTATCAACTATGAACTACTGACAAAATTAACCTCAAGAGTTGTCATGGAATATGTAGACGAATAA
- a CDS encoding aromatic amino acid transaminase, which translates to MYQHVDSYPGDPILSLMDEFNKDTRENKINLSIGLYYDGEGKTPELKTVGHAKAALNKLPPSASLYLPMEGLKDYRLEIQHLLFGADCPLIAQERIATVQTIGGSGALKLGADFLHHYFPQSEVWCSDPTWENHASIFSGAGTKVHYYPYFDEKTKGVKFAEMLATFKTLPANSIILMHPCCHNPTGSDLTPEQWDEVTKVAKAQKLIPFLDIAYQGFAEGIDEDAYAIRAMVKAGLPVFVSNSFSKIFGIYGERAGGLSVICENQEERDRVLGQLKAGVRRLYSSPPSNGAKIVAQVLTDSEQKAQWLKEVEEMRVRIVEMRTVLVDELKKALPEKNFDHLLKQRGMFSYTGFTKEQVARLKDEFAVYLVGTGRVCMAGVNRHNVHRIVEAFAAVSQ; encoded by the coding sequence GTGTACCAACACGTTGATTCCTATCCTGGCGATCCCATCCTTTCGTTAATGGATGAATTTAATAAAGATACTCGTGAAAACAAAATCAATTTGAGTATTGGCCTGTATTATGATGGCGAAGGCAAAACACCAGAGCTAAAAACAGTGGGCCATGCAAAAGCGGCTTTAAATAAGCTGCCACCAAGTGCATCACTGTATTTGCCGATGGAAGGTTTAAAAGATTATCGATTGGAGATCCAACACCTGCTATTTGGTGCTGATTGCCCACTGATCGCTCAAGAGCGTATTGCAACAGTACAAACGATAGGGGGGTCTGGTGCGCTAAAACTGGGGGCTGATTTCCTTCACCATTATTTCCCTCAATCTGAGGTTTGGTGTAGTGATCCAACATGGGAAAACCATGCCTCTATTTTTTCTGGTGCCGGTACCAAAGTTCACTACTACCCTTATTTTGATGAAAAAACTAAAGGGGTTAAATTTGCTGAAATGCTCGCAACATTTAAGACGTTGCCAGCAAATAGCATCATTTTAATGCATCCGTGTTGCCATAACCCAACGGGGTCTGATTTGACACCTGAGCAGTGGGATGAAGTGACTAAAGTCGCAAAAGCACAAAAACTGATCCCATTCTTAGATATTGCTTACCAAGGTTTCGCTGAAGGTATTGATGAAGATGCTTATGCTATCAGAGCGATGGTCAAAGCAGGTTTACCGGTATTCGTCAGTAATTCATTCTCCAAAATCTTTGGTATCTATGGTGAACGTGCTGGTGGCCTATCTGTTATTTGTGAAAACCAAGAAGAACGCGACCGTGTTCTTGGTCAGCTAAAAGCAGGGGTTCGTCGCCTTTATTCTAGCCCTCCATCAAACGGAGCTAAGATTGTGGCGCAAGTGCTGACTGATAGCGAACAAAAAGCACAATGGTTGAAAGAAGTTGAAGAGATGCGAGTGCGTATTGTCGAAATGCGTACAGTCCTCGTGGACGAACTGAAAAAAGCTTTACCTGAAAAGAACTTTGACCATCTGTTAAAACAACGCGGTATGTTCAGCTATACAGGATTTACAAAAGAACAGGTTGCTCGTTTGAAAGATGAGTTTGCGGTCTATTTAGTCGGAACTGGGCGAGTTTGTATGGCTGGAGTTAACCGCCATAACGTGCATCGTATCGTTGAAGCTTTTGCTGCGGTTAGTCAGTAA
- the uvrA gene encoding excinuclease ABC subunit UvrA codes for MDNIEVRGARTHNLKNINLIIPRDKLIVITGLSGSGKSSLAFDTLYAEGQRRYVESLSAYARQFLSLMEKPDVDHIEGLSPAISIEQKSTSHNPRSTVGTITEIHDYLRLLFARVGEPRCPDHNIPLAAQTVSQMVDNVLAQPSERRMMLLAPVVKDRKGEHVKLLDNLASQGYIRARIDGEVCDLSDPPPLELQKKHTIEVVVDRFKIRDDIAQRLAESFETALELSGGTAIVADMDDPQAEELVFSANFACSVCGYSMMELEPRLFSFNNPAGACPSCDGLGVQQFFDPERVIQSTEISLAGGAIRGWDRRNFYYFQMLQSLAEHYKFDVEAPYESLSPSIQKIILYGSGKETIEFKYRNDRGDITVRRHPFEGVLNNMERRYKETESTAVREELAKYISNRPCVTCHGTRLRKEARFVFVENTTLPEIADYSIGHAMAFFQNLKLSGQRAKIAEKVLKEISDRLKFLVNVGLNYLTLSRSADTLSGGEAQRIRLASQIGAGLVGVMYVLDEPSIGLHQRDNDRLLETLIHLRNLGNTVIVVEHDEDAIRAADHVIDIGPGAGVHGGQIVAQGTLEDIIANPESLTGKFLSGERRIEIPEKRVPVNKDKMLQLHGAKGNNLKNVTLKLPVGLFTCITGVSGSGKSTLINDTLFPIAQRQLNGATTITPAPYLDVEGLEHFDKVIDIDQSPIGRTPRSNPATYTGVFTPIRELFAGVPESRTRGYNPGRFSFNVKGGRCEACQGDGVIKVEMHFLPDVYVPCDQCKGKRYNRETLEIKYKGKSIHEVLDMTIEEARDFFDAVPALARKLQTLMDVGLSYIRLGQSATTLSGGEAQRVKLARELSKRGTGQTIYILDEPTTGLHFADIQQLLTVLHQLRDQGNTIVVIEHNLDVIKTADWIVDLGPEGGSGGGEILISGTPEEVAECEKSHTARFLKPILARGY; via the coding sequence ATGGATAATATCGAAGTACGCGGTGCCCGCACTCATAATCTTAAGAACATCAATCTCATCATCCCCCGAGACAAACTGATAGTTATTACAGGATTGTCCGGTTCAGGGAAATCATCATTAGCCTTTGATACGCTCTATGCGGAAGGTCAAAGACGCTATGTTGAATCATTATCAGCTTATGCAAGGCAATTTCTCTCGCTGATGGAAAAACCTGATGTTGACCACATCGAAGGGCTATCACCCGCTATTTCGATTGAACAGAAATCCACCTCTCATAACCCGAGGTCTACAGTCGGTACCATCACTGAGATCCATGATTACTTGCGTTTGCTGTTTGCTCGTGTTGGGGAACCTCGTTGCCCTGACCATAACATTCCACTCGCAGCGCAAACAGTAAGCCAAATGGTTGATAATGTTTTGGCTCAGCCCTCTGAACGCCGCATGATGTTGTTAGCCCCCGTCGTGAAAGATCGTAAAGGTGAGCATGTCAAATTATTAGATAATTTAGCCTCTCAAGGTTACATCCGCGCGCGTATTGATGGTGAGGTTTGTGATCTCTCCGATCCACCGCCCCTTGAATTACAAAAGAAACACACCATCGAGGTGGTCGTTGATCGTTTTAAGATCCGTGATGATATTGCACAACGTTTAGCTGAATCATTTGAAACTGCACTGGAATTGTCGGGTGGCACAGCCATTGTGGCCGACATGGATGACCCGCAAGCTGAAGAGCTCGTTTTCTCCGCTAATTTTGCCTGCTCGGTATGCGGTTACAGCATGATGGAATTAGAGCCACGTCTCTTTTCCTTTAACAATCCGGCTGGTGCTTGCCCAAGTTGTGATGGCCTTGGCGTTCAACAATTCTTTGATCCGGAAAGAGTCATTCAAAGTACGGAGATTTCCTTAGCCGGAGGAGCTATCCGCGGTTGGGATCGCCGTAACTTCTACTATTTTCAAATGCTACAATCCCTAGCGGAACATTATAAATTTGATGTTGAAGCTCCTTATGAATCCCTAAGCCCATCGATTCAAAAAATTATTTTATATGGCTCAGGGAAAGAGACCATTGAGTTCAAATACCGTAATGATCGAGGTGATATCACTGTTCGCCGCCATCCATTCGAAGGGGTGCTCAATAATATGGAGCGCCGCTATAAAGAAACGGAATCTACTGCGGTACGTGAAGAACTGGCGAAATATATCAGCAACCGGCCTTGTGTGACATGTCACGGAACTCGCTTGCGTAAAGAAGCACGCTTTGTTTTCGTCGAAAACACCACGTTACCTGAAATTGCCGATTACAGCATTGGCCATGCTATGGCATTTTTCCAAAATCTAAAACTCAGCGGACAAAGGGCGAAAATTGCCGAAAAAGTCCTAAAAGAAATCAGTGATCGATTAAAATTCTTAGTTAACGTAGGCCTTAATTACCTAACCCTTTCTCGCTCCGCGGATACCTTATCCGGCGGTGAGGCACAGCGTATTCGTCTTGCCAGCCAAATCGGTGCAGGGCTTGTTGGAGTTATGTATGTCCTTGATGAGCCTTCAATCGGACTCCATCAACGCGATAATGACCGCCTGTTAGAAACGCTAATCCATCTACGTAACTTAGGTAACACCGTGATTGTGGTTGAGCACGATGAAGATGCAATCCGTGCGGCAGACCACGTTATTGATATTGGCCCTGGAGCCGGTGTGCACGGCGGCCAAATTGTTGCCCAAGGCACATTAGAAGATATCATTGCCAACCCAGAGTCATTAACGGGTAAGTTCTTAAGCGGTGAACGACGAATCGAAATTCCCGAGAAACGAGTTCCCGTGAATAAAGACAAGATGCTCCAATTACATGGTGCTAAAGGGAACAACCTAAAAAATGTCACCCTTAAACTCCCTGTTGGCTTATTTACTTGTATTACAGGCGTTTCTGGTTCAGGGAAGTCCACGCTGATCAACGATACTTTATTCCCTATCGCACAGCGCCAATTAAATGGTGCAACGACCATCACACCTGCCCCTTATTTAGATGTTGAGGGTCTTGAGCATTTCGATAAAGTCATTGATATCGACCAGAGCCCTATCGGCCGTACACCTCGTTCAAACCCAGCCACCTATACGGGGGTCTTTACACCTATTCGTGAACTATTTGCAGGTGTACCTGAATCACGAACTCGTGGCTATAATCCAGGTCGCTTTAGTTTCAACGTCAAAGGTGGTCGCTGCGAGGCCTGCCAAGGCGACGGTGTGATCAAGGTTGAAATGCACTTCTTACCTGATGTTTATGTACCCTGTGACCAGTGTAAAGGTAAGCGTTATAACCGTGAGACATTAGAGATTAAATACAAAGGAAAAAGCATTCACGAAGTACTTGATATGACTATCGAGGAGGCTCGTGATTTCTTTGATGCCGTCCCTGCACTTGCGCGTAAACTGCAAACATTGATGGATGTTGGTCTTTCCTACATTCGTTTAGGCCAGTCAGCCACCACTTTGTCTGGTGGTGAAGCGCAACGCGTGAAGCTTGCACGTGAATTATCGAAACGTGGTACTGGGCAAACCATTTATATCCTTGATGAACCAACGACTGGCTTACATTTTGCAGATATCCAACAGCTGCTGACGGTATTGCATCAATTACGCGATCAAGGTAACACCATTGTGGTCATTGAGCATAACTTAGATGTTATCAAAACGGCTGACTGGATTGTCGATTTAGGCCCTGAAGGGGGCAGCGGTGGTGGTGAAATATTAATTTCAGGTACCCCAGAAGAGGTGGCGGAATGTGAAAAATCGCATACTGCTCGTTTCTTAAAACCAATCTTGGCACGTGGCTACTAA
- a CDS encoding single-stranded DNA-binding protein, with protein sequence MASRGVNKVILIGNLGQDPEIRYMPNGGAVANLTLATSESWRDKQTGEMREKTEWHRVVIFGKLAEVAGEYLKKGSQVYIEGSLQTRKWQDQSGQDRYTTEVVVNIGGSMQMLGGRGGESSGQSQGGQGGWGQPQQPAAQQFSGGGAPARAPSSPAPQSSEPPIDFDDDIPF encoded by the coding sequence ATGGCCAGCAGAGGCGTAAATAAAGTAATTCTTATCGGTAACTTAGGGCAAGATCCTGAAATCCGTTACATGCCTAATGGCGGTGCCGTGGCAAACCTGACTCTGGCAACTTCTGAAAGCTGGCGTGATAAGCAAACCGGCGAAATGCGTGAGAAAACAGAATGGCACCGCGTGGTTATTTTCGGCAAATTAGCTGAAGTTGCGGGTGAATATCTGAAAAAAGGTTCTCAGGTATACATCGAAGGTTCTTTGCAAACGCGTAAATGGCAAGACCAAAGTGGTCAAGATCGTTATACCACAGAAGTCGTGGTTAACATTGGCGGGTCAATGCAAATGCTAGGCGGACGCGGCGGTGAATCTTCAGGCCAAAGCCAAGGTGGCCAAGGTGGTTGGGGGCAACCACAGCAACCAGCAGCGCAACAATTTAGTGGTGGTGGCGCACCAGCGCGTGCACCGTCATCGCCAGCTCCACAAAGCAGTGAGCCACCAATTGATTTTGATGACGATATTCCGTTCTAA